In a genomic window of Curtobacterium flaccumfaciens pv. betae:
- a CDS encoding bifunctional [glutamine synthetase] adenylyltransferase/[glutamine synthetase]-adenylyl-L-tyrosine phosphorylase, producing the protein MTGRTTTSRSELARLGFAELSESLERAADLEARFGPDVPLPVAGSAALWGGTADPDGALRMLERLLERAPDELRPVLTDDAATERLVRLLGASIGLGEFLHRRPAELALLLEPVGEPWSQERYTASLTEAVDGTTGEDARMRLRVRYRRHLAQIALFDVLHPVPTDAFPAVAAGLADLAGATLDAAVDIARREVPFPAADVAATPLAVIAMGKAGARELNYVSDVDVIFVTEPTDDVLTDRAVLVSTRIAIAAMHAITDLAAEPALWEVDANLRPEGKDGALVRTLDSHVAYYERWAKGWEFQALLKARPIAGSADLGARYAEAVASFVWNSSTRPGFVESVQRMRERVTEHIPDADVDRQLKLGPGGLRDVEFTVQLLQLVHGRDDPSVRVRSTLEAMDALTDAGYVGRAEAARFGPDYALLRVLEHRIQLRRLQRTHLMPSDEEELRVLARSSGVAASAPALEARWRAVKLEVRGLHERLFYRPLLSAVASTEDEIVLTNDQVVDRLAGVGFVDPAGAVGHIRALTQGTSRRAAIQRNLLPVLLRWMAEGPAPDRALLAFRRLSDGLGESSWFLRMLRDSSGAAHSLTTVLSESAFLSGLLERFPEAVAWLDEPEALLRPRPIDALLAEMTATTARHGNDVDGSAALLRSTRRRETLRLGMAAVLGSLDVDGLGPALSDVTEATLAGALALARRDAPEGFEFGIIAMGRYGGRELGFGSDADVLYVYRAPELAPEVASRTAQTIVRELNRLTEDTIHPLDLDIDLRPEGKNGPVVRTLESYGAYYARWSLTWEAQALLRARGAVGDAQLLRDFEHLADRTRYPERIDDHQVREVRRIKARVESERLPRGADPARHLKLGRGSLSDVEWFVQLLQLQHALEIPSLRTTSTLEALDAAVDAGLVGAEDGERLGAAWRFASRTRSALVLWSGKTTDVLPVDRVQLEGVARLMEYPPGSASRLEDDYLGVTRRARQVFEREFYGA; encoded by the coding sequence ATGACCGGTCGGACGACGACGTCACGTTCGGAGCTGGCCCGTCTGGGGTTCGCGGAGCTGTCGGAGAGCCTCGAGCGGGCTGCCGACCTGGAGGCCCGGTTCGGCCCCGACGTGCCGCTGCCGGTCGCCGGGTCTGCCGCGCTCTGGGGCGGCACCGCTGATCCGGACGGCGCCCTGCGGATGCTCGAGCGGCTGCTCGAGCGCGCGCCGGACGAGCTCCGCCCCGTCCTGACGGACGACGCGGCGACCGAGCGCCTGGTCCGCCTGCTCGGCGCCTCGATCGGTCTCGGGGAGTTCCTGCACCGACGTCCTGCGGAGCTCGCCCTGCTGCTCGAACCGGTCGGCGAACCGTGGTCGCAGGAGCGGTACACGGCGTCGCTGACCGAGGCCGTCGACGGCACCACGGGTGAGGACGCCCGGATGCGCCTGCGCGTGCGCTACCGCCGGCACCTGGCCCAGATCGCCCTGTTCGACGTGCTGCACCCCGTGCCGACGGACGCGTTCCCGGCCGTGGCTGCCGGACTCGCCGACCTGGCGGGAGCCACCCTCGACGCGGCGGTCGACATCGCGCGGCGCGAGGTGCCGTTCCCCGCGGCCGACGTCGCGGCCACGCCGCTCGCCGTGATCGCGATGGGCAAGGCCGGTGCGCGCGAGCTCAACTACGTCAGCGACGTCGACGTCATCTTCGTCACCGAGCCCACCGACGACGTCCTCACCGACCGGGCCGTGCTGGTCTCGACCCGCATCGCGATCGCCGCCATGCACGCGATCACCGACCTCGCCGCCGAGCCCGCCCTGTGGGAGGTCGACGCGAACCTCCGGCCCGAGGGCAAGGACGGCGCGCTCGTGCGCACCCTCGACTCGCACGTGGCGTACTACGAGCGCTGGGCGAAGGGGTGGGAGTTCCAGGCGCTGCTCAAGGCCCGGCCGATCGCCGGGTCCGCCGACCTCGGTGCCCGGTACGCCGAGGCCGTCGCGTCGTTCGTGTGGAACTCCTCCACCCGGCCGGGCTTCGTCGAGTCGGTGCAACGGATGCGCGAGCGGGTGACCGAGCACATCCCCGACGCCGACGTCGACCGGCAGCTCAAGCTCGGCCCCGGCGGCCTGCGGGACGTCGAGTTCACCGTGCAGCTGCTGCAGCTCGTGCACGGCCGCGACGACCCGTCCGTGCGGGTCCGGTCGACGCTCGAGGCGATGGACGCCCTGACCGACGCCGGGTACGTCGGCCGTGCCGAGGCCGCTCGGTTCGGGCCGGACTACGCCCTGCTCCGGGTGCTCGAGCACCGCATCCAGCTCCGGCGCCTGCAGCGGACGCACCTGATGCCCTCCGACGAAGAGGAACTACGGGTGCTCGCCCGGTCGAGCGGTGTCGCCGCGTCGGCCCCGGCGCTCGAGGCCCGCTGGCGTGCCGTGAAGCTCGAGGTCCGCGGGCTGCACGAGCGCCTGTTCTACCGGCCGCTGCTGTCCGCCGTGGCCTCGACCGAGGACGAGATCGTCCTGACCAACGACCAGGTCGTCGACCGGCTCGCGGGCGTCGGTTTCGTCGACCCCGCCGGAGCCGTCGGCCACATCCGCGCCCTGACGCAGGGCACGAGCCGGCGTGCTGCGATCCAGCGGAACCTGCTCCCGGTGCTCCTGCGCTGGATGGCCGAGGGGCCGGCACCGGATCGTGCGCTGCTGGCCTTCCGGCGGCTGAGCGACGGCCTGGGGGAGTCGAGCTGGTTCCTCCGCATGCTGCGCGACTCGTCCGGTGCCGCGCACTCGCTCACCACGGTGCTGTCCGAGTCGGCGTTCCTGTCCGGGCTGCTCGAGCGGTTCCCCGAGGCGGTCGCCTGGCTCGACGAACCCGAGGCCCTGCTGCGTCCGCGGCCGATCGACGCCCTGCTCGCCGAGATGACCGCGACCACCGCCCGGCACGGCAACGACGTCGACGGCTCCGCGGCGCTGCTCCGGTCGACCCGACGTCGGGAGACCCTGCGGCTCGGCATGGCCGCCGTGCTCGGCTCGCTCGACGTCGACGGCCTCGGCCCGGCCCTGAGCGACGTCACCGAGGCCACCCTTGCCGGTGCCCTCGCGCTCGCGCGCCGTGACGCCCCCGAGGGCTTCGAGTTCGGGATCATCGCGATGGGCCGGTACGGCGGGCGGGAGCTCGGCTTCGGCTCGGACGCCGACGTGCTGTACGTGTACCGCGCACCCGAGCTGGCCCCCGAGGTCGCTTCCCGGACCGCCCAGACCATCGTGCGCGAGCTCAACCGCCTGACCGAGGACACGATCCACCCGCTCGACCTCGACATCGACCTGCGCCCCGAGGGCAAGAACGGTCCCGTCGTGCGGACACTCGAGTCCTACGGCGCCTACTACGCCCGCTGGTCGCTCACGTGGGAGGCGCAGGCGCTCCTCCGCGCCCGCGGGGCCGTCGGCGACGCGCAACTCCTGCGTGACTTCGAGCACCTCGCCGACCGCACCCGGTACCCCGAGCGGATCGACGACCACCAGGTGCGCGAGGTCCGCCGCATCAAGGCCCGCGTGGAGTCGGAGCGGCTGCCCCGCGGCGCCGACCCGGCCCGGCACCTCAAGCTCGGCCGGGGATCGCTCAGCGACGTCGAGTGGTTCGTGCAGCTCCTGCAGCTGCAGCACGCGCTCGAGATCCCGTCGCTCCGCACCACGTCGACGCTCGAGGCGCTCGACGCCGCGGTCGACGCCGGACTCGTCGGCGCCGAGGACGGCGAGCGGCTCGGGGCCGCCTGGCGCTTCGCATCGCGCACCCGGAGTGCCCTCGTGCTGTGGTCGGGGAAGACCACCGACGTCCTGCCCGTCGACCGCGTCCAGCTCGAGGGTGTCGCCCGTCTGATGGAGTACCCGCCGGGCTCCGCGAGCCGCCTCGAGGACGACTACCTCGGCGTCACGCGGCGCGCCCGACAGGTGTTCGAGCGCGAGTTCTACGGCGCCTGA
- a CDS encoding glycosyltransferase family 2 protein → MFTFILQIRQMVEGHPEFYLFAVYSAVIWLLWLLKVVISARYRPFTGTFVGTTSVVVPVVDEPLDLFRDVIGRMVEQQPGEIIVVINGARNEALEEVCDEFAPLVRWTHTPIPGKRNAVKVGTEMSNGDITVLVDSDTVWTPGALEELLRPFADESVGGVTTRQRILEPERSWITRWADWLENSRALYSMPAQSVLGQIGCLPGRTIAFRRSILIRVMDRFMHEKFMGVFLEVSDDRTLTNLTLKEGYRTVYQYTSLVYTDAPLQVKKLFKQQLRWARGSQYNTLRMLPWMLGHAPILAAFFITDIILPFMLFGVIAGWIYRAFTGQGENLYQGILSQYGFSTGFVYVAALMVISSVLSMAIRQMRHLSEKPSDFFRLPMFIIVSTFFLMPIRLIGFFRLAHASGWGTRAGAYAGGPMQEDPSDAVQPLSATAQIPVSPIDAERARMNGADAGSVGSGSSAQLDTVDQVAVDRAFDELFGADAATNSTTTVLATRREAAAAVAQQEAQRAAAPAPARARRYNPYAAIPYVIGIAIFALEAFLIV, encoded by the coding sequence GTGTTCACCTTCATTCTGCAGATCAGGCAGATGGTCGAAGGGCACCCCGAGTTCTACCTGTTCGCCGTGTACTCCGCGGTGATCTGGTTGCTCTGGTTGCTCAAGGTCGTCATCTCCGCCCGCTACCGCCCCTTCACCGGCACCTTCGTCGGTACCACCAGCGTCGTCGTCCCCGTCGTGGACGAACCGCTCGACCTGTTCCGCGACGTCATCGGCCGCATGGTCGAGCAGCAGCCCGGCGAGATCATCGTCGTCATCAACGGTGCTCGCAACGAGGCGCTCGAAGAGGTCTGCGACGAGTTCGCCCCACTCGTCCGCTGGACCCACACGCCCATCCCGGGCAAGCGCAACGCCGTCAAGGTCGGCACCGAGATGTCCAACGGCGACATCACCGTGCTGGTCGACTCCGACACCGTCTGGACCCCCGGCGCGCTCGAGGAACTCCTCCGGCCGTTCGCCGACGAGTCCGTCGGTGGCGTCACGACCCGGCAGCGCATCCTCGAGCCGGAGCGCAGCTGGATCACCCGCTGGGCCGACTGGCTCGAGAACTCGCGGGCGCTCTACTCGATGCCGGCACAGAGTGTCCTCGGGCAGATCGGCTGCCTGCCCGGGCGCACCATCGCGTTCCGCCGGAGCATCCTCATACGGGTGATGGACCGGTTCATGCACGAGAAGTTCATGGGCGTGTTCCTCGAGGTCTCCGACGACCGGACGCTGACGAACCTCACGCTCAAGGAGGGGTACCGGACCGTCTACCAGTACACCTCGCTGGTCTACACGGACGCCCCGCTGCAGGTGAAGAAGCTGTTCAAGCAGCAGCTGCGCTGGGCCCGCGGCTCGCAGTACAACACGCTGCGGATGCTGCCGTGGATGCTCGGCCACGCCCCGATCCTGGCGGCGTTCTTCATCACCGACATCATCCTGCCGTTCATGCTCTTCGGCGTGATCGCGGGCTGGATCTACCGCGCCTTCACCGGTCAGGGCGAGAACCTGTACCAGGGCATCCTGTCGCAGTACGGCTTCTCGACCGGCTTCGTCTACGTCGCGGCGCTCATGGTGATCTCGAGCGTGCTGAGCATGGCGATCCGCCAGATGCGACACCTGTCCGAGAAGCCGAGCGACTTCTTCCGCCTGCCGATGTTCATCATCGTGTCGACGTTCTTCCTGATGCCGATCCGGCTCATCGGCTTCTTCCGTCTGGCGCACGCGTCCGGCTGGGGGACCCGAGCCGGCGCCTACGCCGGTGGTCCGATGCAGGAGGACCCGTCGGACGCCGTCCAGCCGCTGTCCGCCACGGCGCAGATCCCGGTCAGCCCGATCGACGCCGAACGTGCCCGGATGAACGGCGCGGACGCAGGCTCGGTGGGTTCGGGGTCGTCCGCTCAGCTCGACACCGTCGACCAGGTGGCCGTCGACCGCGCGTTCGACGAGCTCTTCGGCGCCGACGCGGCGACCAACTCCACCACCACCGTCCTCGCCACCCGCCGCGAGGCCGCAGCCGCGGTCGCGCAGCAGGAGGCCCAGCGAGCAGCCGCGCCGGCCCCCGCCCGAGCCCGCCGGTACAACCCGTACGCAGCGATCCCGTACGTGATCGGCATCGCGATCTTCGCCCTGGAGGCGTTCCTCATTGTCTGA